Proteins co-encoded in one Pseudophryne corroboree isolate aPseCor3 chromosome 1, aPseCor3.hap2, whole genome shotgun sequence genomic window:
- the LOC134977468 gene encoding uncharacterized protein LOC134977468, which translates to MAKEAKSARKTGGGPPFRATYRDWEEPVRALIPAEVVSATHVRDSDRPTQDVPQTSRPDRPQTSQDEAGIAGSASGSRPPVRRPSQGLGHLPRRPSKTRRLGSESAAPSSPPRRRLSAVSPQPPLALLASSQSDEPRSPQLSEPSLMADVDQQGQDQQATITLQLTPVDPSQPIQLQDIPQASISPQLAQAPPPSQIPDDFWASWTSQQAQSNASLTAHTQHLASLPHHLPRISRNSGRLIVQVGRMATSMEQIRADHSQMLAHLSRIIDEQQRHQQALVQLIQHNQVVNESLSRIVASHTATNTQLIASLNNLSSNISLMGAHQVTSSSGTTTPIQTPVTSPVRRSSRARASEPAQSSAPSTHKRKK; encoded by the exons atggccaaagaggccaaatctgcaagaaaaaccggaggtggcccccctttccgggccacctatcgggactgggaggagcctgtgcgggcattgattcctgccgaagtggtgtctgctactcatgtccgggattcggaccgacccacgcaggatg tcccacagaccagccggccagacaggcctcagacaagtcaggatgaggctgggattgcag gttctgcttctggaagccgacctcctgtaaggcgcccatcacagggcttgggccacttacccaggaggccaagtaagacacggcgtcttggctcggaatctgcggctccatcatccccacccaggcgacgactttcggcagtgtcaccccagccaccactggcactattggcgagttcgcagagtgatgagccccgatcccctcagttatctg agcccagcttgatggccgacgtggaccagcagggacaagaccaacaggcaaccatcacactgcaacttacacctgttgacccaagccagccaatacagctgcaggatatcccccaagcctccatcagtccacaactggcacaagctccgcccccaagccaaataccagatgatttttgggccagttggacaagccaacaggcccaaagcaatgccagcctgaccgcacatacacaacaccttgccagtctgccccatcatctaccgcgtattagtcgcaactcgggcagactgattgtacaagtagggcgaatggcaacctcaatggagcaaataagggctgaccacagccaaatgcttgctcatttatcgcgcatcatagatgagcaacagcgccatcagcaggcactcgttcagctcattcagcacaaccaagtggtgaatgagtcgttatccaggattgtagccagccacactgcaaccaacactcagctgattgcaagccttaataatttgagcagcaatatttcattgatgggagctcaccaagtaacctccagctcggggaccacgacccctatccaaacgccagtaacctcccctgttcggcgttcctccagagcacgtgccagtgagccagcacaaagctcagcacccagcacacacaagcggaaaaaataa